One segment of Thioflexithrix psekupsensis DNA contains the following:
- the proB gene encoding glutamate 5-kinase, whose translation MTTERENLGRAKRWVVKIGSALLTNEGRGLDKEAIADWVAQMARLRQSGIELVLVSSGAVAEGMKRLGWQERPDELHHLQAAAAVGQMGMVRAYESFFEQHGIHTAQVLLTHDDLSNRKRYLNARSALKTLISLGVVPVINENDTVATDEIRFGDNDTLGGLVANLIEAQLLVILTDQQGLYERDPRQDPTAALVKQGFAGDEQLEAMAGGSGGRLGRGGMLTKLRAARLAARSDTATWIVSGRVPSVLLKIAEGADYGTLLLPAQPKLLARKQWIAAHLKVRGEITLDAGAVQKLTRSGSSLLSIGVTAVSGQFTRGDMVSCVDSEGREIARGLINYSAEETLKIMRQPSHRIAELLGYVSESELIHRDNLVLL comes from the coding sequence ATGACGACGGAACGGGAAAATTTAGGTCGGGCTAAACGTTGGGTAGTCAAAATCGGCAGTGCTTTGCTGACCAACGAAGGCCGTGGTTTAGATAAAGAAGCAATTGCCGATTGGGTGGCGCAGATGGCGCGATTGCGCCAAAGCGGTATTGAATTGGTGCTGGTGTCATCGGGTGCGGTGGCCGAGGGCATGAAGCGTTTGGGCTGGCAAGAACGCCCCGACGAGTTGCATCACTTACAAGCCGCGGCTGCTGTGGGACAAATGGGCATGGTGCGGGCTTACGAATCATTTTTTGAACAACACGGCATTCATACTGCACAAGTGTTGTTGACGCATGATGATTTGTCGAATCGTAAACGTTATTTAAATGCCCGCAGTGCCTTGAAAACCTTGATAAGTCTAGGCGTTGTTCCCGTGATCAATGAAAATGATACCGTCGCCACAGATGAAATTCGTTTCGGTGATAATGATACTTTAGGCGGTTTGGTGGCAAATTTGATTGAAGCCCAGTTATTGGTGATTTTAACGGATCAACAAGGCTTATACGAACGTGATCCGCGCCAAGACCCCACCGCTGCGTTGGTAAAACAAGGTTTTGCAGGAGATGAACAGTTAGAAGCCATGGCCGGTGGCAGTGGTGGCCGTTTAGGTCGTGGTGGCATGTTGACTAAATTACGTGCTGCTCGTTTAGCCGCTCGTTCGGATACAGCGACGTGGATTGTGTCGGGACGAGTGCCTTCTGTTTTACTCAAAATCGCTGAAGGCGCGGATTATGGCACGTTATTATTACCCGCTCAACCGAAATTATTAGCCAGAAAACAATGGATTGCCGCGCATTTAAAAGTCAGAGGCGAGATTACTTTAGACGCAGGCGCAGTACAAAAATTAACCCGTTCGGGCAGTAGTCTTTTATCCATTGGAGTCACCGCAGTCAGCGGACAATTTACCCGCGGTGATATGGTCAGTTGTGTGGACAGCGAAGGACGAGAAATTGCGCGGGGTTTAATTAATTATTCCGCTGAAGAAACATTAAAAATTATGCGCCAACCGAGTCACCGCATTGCTGAATTATTAGGCTATGTGTCTGAATCTGAATTAATTCATCGGGATAATTTAGTATTATTGTGA
- the cgtA gene encoding Obg family GTPase CgtA, which yields MKFVDEATIEVIAGRGGDGSMSFRREKFIPFGGPDGGDGGHGGGVYLVADSGLNTLADFRYQRLYRAQPGENGKGNQCTGKSGENLYIRVPIGTVVFDQTTNEYLGDLVKHEQTLLVARGGLRGLGNLNFKSSTNRAPHYATPGTPGEQRELRLELQVLADVGLLGLPNAGKSTFIRAVSSARPKVADYPFTTLYPQLGVVQLSYEQNFVIADIPGLIAGAAHGAGLGIQFLKHLARTRLLLHIVDVMPVEGDPVSAFHTIEAELAEYSADLAQRERWLVLNKLDLLASDEQEDWVETLVTEMGWTGRVFHVSAATGAGCLNLCQQVMQYLETLPPPKSAVAAFSQAEEERPKTDLDIDREST from the coding sequence ATGAAATTTGTCGATGAAGCCACGATAGAAGTTATCGCTGGCCGCGGTGGAGACGGTTCAATGAGCTTTCGCCGCGAAAAATTTATTCCTTTCGGTGGCCCCGACGGGGGCGACGGCGGCCACGGGGGCGGAGTGTATTTGGTCGCAGACAGCGGCTTGAATACATTAGCTGATTTTCGTTATCAACGCCTTTACCGCGCCCAACCCGGTGAAAACGGCAAAGGCAACCAATGCACCGGTAAAAGTGGTGAGAATCTTTATATTCGCGTCCCTATTGGTACGGTGGTTTTTGATCAAACAACCAACGAATATTTAGGCGATTTGGTGAAACATGAACAAACGCTGTTAGTGGCACGCGGTGGGCTGCGCGGTTTGGGTAATCTTAATTTTAAAAGTAGCACCAATCGCGCCCCACATTATGCCACGCCCGGTACGCCCGGTGAGCAGCGCGAATTGCGTTTAGAATTGCAAGTGTTAGCCGATGTGGGTTTGTTGGGTTTGCCCAATGCGGGTAAATCCACGTTTATTCGTGCGGTTTCTTCGGCGCGGCCGAAAGTGGCTGATTATCCTTTTACCACGTTATACCCACAATTGGGCGTGGTACAGTTGTCTTATGAGCAGAATTTTGTGATTGCTGATATTCCCGGTTTGATTGCGGGAGCAGCGCACGGCGCGGGTTTGGGGATTCAGTTTTTAAAACATTTGGCGCGGACTCGTTTGTTGTTACACATCGTGGATGTGATGCCGGTGGAGGGCGATCCTGTGTCGGCTTTTCACACGATTGAAGCTGAATTGGCCGAATATAGCGCAGATTTAGCACAGCGAGAACGTTGGTTAGTGTTGAATAAATTGGATTTATTGGCCAGCGATGAACAAGAAGATTGGGTTGAAACGTTGGTGACAGAAATGGGTTGGACAGGGCGAGTGTTTCACGTGTCTGCGGCAACGGGCGCGGGATGTTTAAACTTGTGTCAGCAAGTGATGCAGTATTTAGAAACACTTCCTCCGCCAAAATCAGCCGTTGCAGCATTCTCCCAAGCAGAAGAAGAACGTCCAAAAACTGATTTAGACATTGACAGAGAGTCAACATGA